A stretch of the Panicum virgatum strain AP13 chromosome 9N, P.virgatum_v5, whole genome shotgun sequence genome encodes the following:
- the LOC120692027 gene encoding protein EARLY RESPONSIVE TO DEHYDRATION 15-like, which translates to MSAVAVSSSSLNPDAPLFIPAALLQVEDFSPQWWDLVTTTAWFRDHWSREHTQLDEMAEELDAAALLPDDDEDLFYDDQPEHAPAAVEAPQHAAPADSLRTDAVLKALNLTSPKGGDAPRGFREKPRHAEKPTKYAGSPKGSSAPRMIHQPR; encoded by the exons atgAGCGCCGTGGCGGTCTCCTCGTCGTCGCTGAACCCGGACGCGCCGCTCTTCAtcccggcggcgctgctgcaggTGGAGGACTTCTCGCCGCAGTGGTGGGACCTCGTCACCACCACCGCCTGGTTCCGCGACCACTGGTCCCGGGAGCACACCCAGCTCGACGAGATGGCCGAGGAGCTCGACGCGGCCGCCCTCCtgcccgacgacgacgaggacctCTTCTACGACGACCAGCCCGAGcacgcccccgccgccgtcgaggcccCGCAGCACGCTGCGCCCGCCGACAGCCTCAGGACCG ATGCGGTGCTCAAGGCGCTGAACCTGACCTCCCCGAAGGGCGGCGACGCGCCGCGCGGGTTCCGGGAGAAGCCCAGGCACGCCGAGAAGCCGACCAAGTACGCCGGCAGCCCCAAGGGCAGCAGCGCCCCGCGTATGATCCACCAGCCCCGCTAG
- the LOC120691557 gene encoding ribosomal RNA-processing protein 17-like yields the protein MAWEEEAVEEEEYGEEMAASESEAEDVVVGQMPTVMVPKHINKRSLKNKALSVTLDKKALKDFVTGFHKRKKKRRKEAQKVLQEKERKKRIEERKRRKQEKEIALYGRVLSSDDAGLENEDIGDDGEEINDESLSEIKTYEDDATRITVTTSEITPEDDDIGPRIIGPVSTSYTSKNPSSVAKKNSSLGVKKKPQKRMFKNKSKVKKSDKKRGTVKGKRKGKGRK from the exons ATggcgtgggaggaggaggccgtggaggaggaggaataTGGTGAGGAGATGGCGGCTTCGGAGTCGGAGGCGGAGGACGTTGTGGTGGGGCAGATGCCGACGGTGATGGTACCGAAGCACATCAATAAGCGTTCCCTCAAGAACAAGGCGCTCTCCGTCACCCTCGACAAGAAAGCCCTCAA GGATTTCGTGACTGGGTTCcacaagaggaagaagaagagaagaaaggaaGCACAGAAGGTTTTGCaggagaaggagaggaagaagagaatcGAGGAGCGCAAGAGG AGAAAACAAGAGAAAGAGATTGCTCTATATGGTAGAGTACTGTCATCGGATGATGCTGGATTAGAAAATGAGGATATTGGCGATGATGGTGAGGAGATAAATGATGAATCTTTGTCTG AAATCAAAACTTATGAAGATGATGCGACCAGAATCACTGTGACCACTAGCGAAATTACTCCTGAAGACGATGACATTGGACCGAGAATTATTGGCCCTGTGTCGACGAGCTACACCAGCAAGAATCCTAGCTCGGTGGCCAAGAAGAACTCCAGCTTAGGCGTGAAGAAGAAGCCACAGAAGAGAATGTTCAAGAATAAGAGCAAGGTGAAAAAGAGCGACAAGAAACGGGGCACGGTAAAGGGTAAAAGGAAAGGCAAAGGACGGAAATAG